Proteins encoded in a region of the Bicyclus anynana chromosome 9, ilBicAnyn1.1, whole genome shotgun sequence genome:
- the LOC112043922 gene encoding juvenile hormone esterase, with protein MTTVETKQGSLRGVVINDKDVTYVAFKGIPYAKPPLGFLRFKAPEPPENWQGVRDASQHGPVCPQYNDRLQRLETGSEDCLYLNIYTKTLSPSQPLPVMVWIHGGAFYTGSGNSDFYGPEFFMKHEMILVTINYRLEVLGFLCLDNEEVPGNAGLKDQVAALKWIKNNIAAFGGDSDNITIFGCSAGAAATSYHLISTMSHGLFNKAICQSGVCLNEWAYSLNGVARAFQLGRLLGKHTEDPNELLQFLRSVPVQSLVNVKLPSLDIENKDIVDGIAFAPVIEKSNLGVENFITEEPPVLVKKGHICKVPIILGYTSGEGIELGRNFPATLDFLLKTGAVVPRELKYKFNKEQLVEADHKIRKFYFKDNKLNENMVQEVVDLETDRLFAYNICRFGRYHSHFTKKPVYIYKFTAETERNYTKKSYKMDSIAGVCHADDLPYLFNVTCLDIPSTEESKCVIEQVVQLWFQFAATGNPTSHSSIDWRPFTNEERYCLTIGRELKTVRNFDAENIDFWDGIYFNNDEAIIKT; from the exons GCTCCAGAGCCACCTGAAAATTGGCAAGGTGTACGAGACGCATCGCAACACGGTCCAGTGTGCCCGCAGTATAACGATCGTCTACAACGCTTAGAAACAGGCAGCGAAGACTGCCTCTACCTCAACATTTACACCAAAACGCTCAGTCCTTCTCAACCTTTGCCGGTCATGGTCTGGATTCACGGCGGAGCTTTCTACACTGGTTCTGGCAATTCAGATTTCTACGGACCTGAATTCTTCATGAAACATGAAATGATTCTCGTAACGATTAATTACAGATTAGAAGTTCTGGGATTTCTTTGTCTCGATAATGAAGAGGTGCCCGGCAATGCAGGTTTGAAAGATCAAGTCGCTGCGTTGAAatggataaaaaataatatagccgCATTCGGCGGCGACTCTGACAATATCACTATTTTCGGTTGCAGTGCCGGCGCTGCAGCTACATCCTATCATCTAATATCAACAATGAGTCatggtttatttaataaagcCATATGCCAAAGCGGTGTTTGTCTTAACGAATGGGCGTACAGTTTAAACGGAGTCGCGCGGGCATTTCAATTGGGAAGATTGTTGGGTAAACATACAGAAGATCCCAATGAGTTGTTACAATTTTTAAGAAGCGTACCGGTGCAGTCTCTTGTTAATGTAAAATTACCTTCATTAGATATTGAAAACAAAGACATTGTAGACGGTATTGCCTTTGCACCTGTTATAGAAAAATCAAACTTAGGTGTAGAAAATTTCATAACTGAAGAACCACCTGTATTAGTTAAAAAAGGGCATATTTGTAAAGTACCCATTATTTTAGGATATACATCAGGAGAAGGTATAGAGCTTGGAAGAAATTTTCCTGCGACTTTAgattttctattaaaaacaGGTGCTGTGGTCCCGAGAGAGttgaaatataaattcaataaagAACAATTAGTAGAAGCAGATCACAAAATTCGCAAATTTTACTtcaaagataataaattaaatgaaaatatggTTCAAGAAGTGGTTGATCTTGAAACTGATAGATTATTCGCTTACAATATTTGTAGATTTGGGCGTTATCATAGCCATTTCACGAAAAAGCCAGTATATATATACAAGTTTACAGCTGAAACAGAAAGAAACTATACAAAGAAGTCATACAAAATGGATTCTATAGCCGGTGTCTGTCACGCAGATGATTTACCCTACCTATTTAATGTTACCTGCTTAGATATTCCTTCGACAGAAGAATCGAAGTGTGTTATAGAACAAGTAGTGCAATTATGGTTTCAGTTCGCTGCAACGGG GAATCCTACATCACACAGCAGCATAGACTGGAGACCGTTTACAAATGAAGAGCGATATTGTCTTACAATTGGTAGAGAGCTCAAAACTGTGCGAAATTTCGATGCtgaaaatatagacttttgggatggaatttattttaacaatgatGAAGCTAtcattaaaacataa
- the LOC112043924 gene encoding splicing factor U2af 38 kDa subunit — translation MAEYLAAIFGTEKDKVNCSFYFKIGACRHGDRCSRIHNKPTFSQTVLLQNLYVNPQNSAKSADGSHLVVANVSDEEMQEHYDNFFEDVFVECEDKYGEIEEMNVCDNLGDHLVGNVYIKFRREEDAEKAVNDLNNRWFGGRPVYAELSPVTDFREACCRQYEMGECTRSGFCNFMHLKPISRELRRYLYARRKGGRKSRSRSRERRRRSRSRERRGREPPRNSRSGRY, via the exons ATGGCCGAATATTTGGCGGCTATATTTGGTACCGAAAAGGACAA AGTTAACTGCTccttttactttaaaattggAGCCTGTCGACATGGGGACCGATGTTCTCGTATTCATAATAAACCTACTTTCTCACAAACTGTGTTGTTGCAAAATTTGTATGTGAACCCTCAGAACTCAGCCAAATCTGCAGATGGTAGTCACT TGGTGGTAGCAAATGTGTCGGACGAAGAGATGCAGGAGCACTATGATAATTTCTTTGAAGACGTTTTTGTTGAATGTGAAGACAAGTATGGGGAAATTGAGGAAATGAATGTGTGTGACAACCTTGGAGATCATCTAGTGGGAAATGTTTATATTAAG TTTCGCCGTGAAGAAGACGCGGAGAAGGCAGTCAATGACCTTAACAACCGTTGGTTTGGCGGGCGGCCTGTGTACGCCGAGCTGTCGCCCGTCACCGACTTCCGTGAGGCTTGCTGCCGGCAGTACGAGATGGGAGAGTGCACCAGGAGTGGATTCTGTAACTTCATGCACCTCAAACCCATCTCCAGAGAACTGAGAAG GTACCTGTACGCGCGTCGTAAGGGCGGTCGCAAGTCGCGCAGTCGGTCGCGCGAACGTCGCCGTCGCTCGCGCTCCCGGGAGCGTCGCGGTCGCGAGCCGCCGAGGAACTCGCGCTCGGGCCGATACTAA